A section of the Miscanthus floridulus cultivar M001 unplaced genomic scaffold, ASM1932011v1 os_2772_2, whole genome shotgun sequence genome encodes:
- the LOC136535408 gene encoding cytochrome P450 703A2-like — MIVAATDTSSVTNEWVMAEVIKNPCVLRCVQEELDAVIGRDRMVVESDLAHLPNLRCVVRESFRMHLAGPFLIPHESLKPTTIMGYHVPARTRVFINTHALGRNPRVWDC, encoded by the coding sequence ATGATTGTTGCTGCTACGGACACTTCATCGGTGACCAACGAGTGGGTGATGGCGGAGGTGATCAAGAACCCGTGCGTGCTCCGGTGTGTCCAGGAGGAGCTGGACGCTGTCATCGGGCGCGACCGGATGGTGGTGGAGTCGGACCTGGCCCACCTCCCCAACCTCCGGTGCGTGGTCCGCGAGTCATTCCGGATGCACCTGGCGGGGCCGTTCCTGATCCCGCACGAGTCCCTGAAGCCGACGACGATCATGGGGTACCACGTCCCGGCGCGCACGCGGGTGTTCATCAACACGCACGCACTGGGCCGGAACCCGCGTGTGTGGgactgttag
- the LOC136535407 gene encoding cytochrome P450 703A2-like yields MDPFVLSILLCSWIFVVVYWRRLNSMRLRLPPGPPTWPIFGNLLQLSPLPHKDFARFCTKYGPLVYLRLGTIDAITTDDPEVIREILIRQDEVFASRPLTLAAVHLAYGCGDVALAPLGPNWKRMRRVCMEHLLTTKLLESFAAHRPQESEHLCQFVWAKSQSWKPVNLREVLGAFSMNNVTRMLLGKQYLGIQSAGPDEAMEFMHITHELFFLLGLIYLGDYLPAWRWVDPYGCEKKMRGAEKKVDDFHQKIIDEHRRAREAKKTWHSSLDDDDDKEEMDFVDVLLSLPGENGKEHMDDMEIKALM; encoded by the coding sequence ATGGATCCATTTGTTCTCTCCATCCTCTTATGCTCATGGATCTTTGTTGTAGTGTACTGGAGAAGGCTGAACAGCATGAGGCTAAGGCTTCCACCTGGACCTCCAACATGGCCAATCTTTGGCAATCTTCTCCAGTTGAGCCCGCTTCCCCACAAAGACTTTGCCCGATTTTGCACCAAATATGGCCCTCTTGTCTATCTTCGCCTAGGAACCATCGATGCCATCACCACTGATGATCCAGAAGTCATCCGTGAAATACTCATCCGGCAAGATGAGGTCTTTGCTTCACGGCCTCTGACACTGGCTGCTGTCCATCTTGCCTATGGGTGTGGCGATGTGGCTCTAGCTCCGCTGGGGCCCAACTGGAAAAGGATGAGGAGGGTTTGTATGGAGCACTTGCTGACGACCAAGCTGCTCGAGTCGTTTGCTGCTCACCGACCTCAGGAGTCTGAGCACCTTTGCCAGTTTGTATGGGCTAAATCTCAGTCCTGGAAGCCCGTGAACCTCAGAGAGGTTCTTGGCGCATTCTCGATGAACAACGTCACGAGGATGCTGCTGGGGAAGCAGTACCTTGGGATCCAGTCGGCAGGCCCCGACGAAGCAATGGAGTTCATGCACATCACCCATGAGCTGTTCTTCCTGCTGGGCCTGATCTATCTCGGGGACTACTTGCCAGCTTGGAGGTGGGTCGACCCGTACGGGTGCGAGAAGAAGATGAGGGGGGCCGAGAAGAAGGTGGACGACTTCCACCAGAAGATAATTGATGAACACAGGAGAGCTAGGGAGGCCAAGAAGACTTGGCATTCCTCCcttgatgacgacgacgacaaaGAAGAGATGGACTTCGTCGATGTGCTGCTATCTTTGCCCGGTGAGAACGGGAAGGAGCACATGGACGACATGGAGATCAAAGCGTTGATGTAG
- the LOC136535404 gene encoding pentatricopeptide repeat-containing protein At1g53600, mitochondrial-like, with protein sequence MAALRLPRALAMAALAGAGVPYRLPCQEHRLPPPVRAFPNRAHLNALLTSYGRRGRIQDAQQLFDRMPRRDVISWTALLTAYADVGDLASARLVFDDMPRRNAASWNALVSLYLRAGRPAAAHALFCKAPAKNAVSYGAIMTGLARAGMLREAQAVYGEVPPRWRDPVGSNAMIFGYLGAGELGMALRVFDAMAERDVISWSAMVDGLCKYGTVSEARRLFEAMPERNVVSWTSMIRGYVKRGMYRDGLLLFLDMRREGVQVNMITLSVVLDGCAQASLVDEGIQVHSLMMRMGFAKDIFLDDSLIIMYSRFGSMADARRVFAFMKQKDIVSWNSLITGYVQNNMIEDAHVLFKLMPERDAISWTSMVVGFGNRGWMRESVELFEQMPVKDEIAWAAVISSFVANGNHVSAVRWFCQMSQEGCRPNTVAFSCLLSALASLAMLNQGLQAHAYAVNMGWIFDSAVHASLVTMYAKCGRLAEAHRVFSCISNPSLIATNSMITAFAQHGLAEDAFKLFKRMQYDGQRPNHVTFLGILTACARAGLVQQGYNYFESMRSAYGIQPNPDHYTCMVDLLGRAGFLDEALEMINSMPQKDYPDAWAALLSSSCLHSNLDLAKLAAQRLLEIDPYDATAYTVLSNMFSSAGMKEHEEMVKVAQLSNMASKIPGYSIIIQDKTTENN encoded by the coding sequence ATGGCCGCGCTGCGGTTACCAAGAGCTCTGGCCATGGCCGCCCTGGCCGGCGCGGGCGTCCCGTACCGTCTCCCATGCCAGGAGCATCGCCTGCCCCCGCCGGTGCGGGCCTTCCCCAACAGGGCCCACCTCAACGCGCTGCTCACGTCCTACGGCCGCCGCGGCCGCATCCAGGACGCCCAGCAGCTGTTCGACCGGATGCCCCGCCGCGACGTCATCTCCTGGACGGCCCtcctcaccgcctacgccgacGTCGGCGACCTTGCCTCCGCGCGCCTCGTCTTCGACGACATGCCCCGCCGCAACGCCGCCTCCTGGAACGCGCTGGTCTCCCTCTACCTCCGCGCGGGGCGGCCCGCGGCTGCGCACGCGCTCTTCTGCAAGGCGCCCGCCAAGAACGCCGTGTCCTACGGCGCCATCATGACGGGCCTCGCCAGGGCGGGCATGCTGCGGGAGGCACAGGCGGTGTACGGGGAGGTGCCGCCGCGGTGGAGGGACCCCGTGGGGTCCAACGCGATGATCTTCGGGTACCTCGGGGCCGGGGAGCTTGGCATGGCGTTGAGGGTGTTCGATGCAATGGCGGAAAGGGACGTCATTTCTTGGAGTGCTATGGTTGATGGGCTATGCAAGTATGGGACTGTGTCCGAGGCCAGGAGGCTGTTTGAGGCAATGCCAGAGAGGAATGTCGTGTCGTGGACCTCGATGATCCGAGGATATGTGAAACGCGGGATGTACAGAGATGGTCTCTTGCTGTTCCTGGACATGAGAAGGGAAGGTGTTCAGGTTAATATGATTACACTCTCGGTTGTGCTAGATGGTTGTGCTCAGGCCAGTCTTGTCGACGAAGGGATACAGGTTCACAGCTTGATGATGAGAATGGGGTTTGCAAAGGATATATTTTTGGACGATTCACTGATAATAATGTATTCTCGATTTGGCTCGATGGCTGATGCTAGAAGGGTTTTTGCTTTCATGAAGCAGAAAGACATAGTATCGTGGAACTCATTGATCACTGGTTATGTTCAGAATAACATGATTGAAGATGCTCATGTGCTGTTCAAGTTGATGCCAGAGAGGGATGCTATTTCTTGGACGTCAATGGTGGTTGGGTTTGGTAATAGGGGTTGGATGAGAGAGTCTGTTGAACTCTTTGAGCAAATGCCTGTAAAAGACGAGATTGCCTGGGCTGCAGTTATTTCTAGTTTTGTTGCAAATGGAAACCATGTGAGTGCGGTGCGCTGGTTTTGTCAGATGTCACAGGAAGGATGCAGACCTAATACTGTTGCTTTTAGTTGTTTGCTGAGTGCTTTGGCTAGCTTGGCTATGCTGAATCAGGGATTGCAAGCTCATGCTTATGCAGTCAACATGGGATGGATATTTGACTCGGCTGTCCACGCTTCTTTGGTGACAATGTATGCAAAATGTGGTAGGTTGGCTGAGGCTCATCGTGTTTTCTCATGCATTAGCAATCCAAGCCTTATTGCCACTAATTCTATGATTACAGCATTTGCACAACATGGCTTGGCTGAAGATGCATTCAAACTTTTTAAGAGAATGCAATATGATGGCCAAAGGCCTAACCATGTGACATTCTTGGGAATACTGACTGCATGTGCTCGAGCTGGTTTGGTTCAACAAGGTTATAACTACTTTGAATCCATGAGATCAGCCTATGGTATTCAACCAAACCCTGACCACTACACATGCATGGTTGATCTTTTAGGTCGTGCAGGCTTCCTTGATGAAGCACTGGAAATGATTAATTCGATGCCCCAGAAAGATTATCCTGATGCATGGGCAGCTTTGCTTAGCTCTAGTTGCCTCCATTCTAATCTTGATTTAGCAAAATTAGCAGCACAGAGGCTTCTTGAGATAGATCCTTACGACGCAACAGCTTACACAGTCCTGTCAAACATGTTCTCCTCAGCAGGGATGAAGGAACATGAAGAGATGGTAAAGGTTGCACAATTATCCAACATGGCTAGTAAGATTCCTGGGTATAGCATCATCATACAGGATAAGACTACAGAAAATAACTAA